The following coding sequences are from one Azospirillum sp. TSH100 window:
- a CDS encoding SPRY domain-containing protein: MPLVKDRVKQTSTTTGTGAVALSGTVSGFQTFAQAFSSGSSVYYCIADGTNWETGIGTYTAGSPGSLSRDTILDSSNSAAAVSWGVGTKDVFVTMPAAAIATVEDTAVSIAAASTVNLGASTAKAVTITAGTGPITAWGTVAAGAHRDITFATSVSLTYHSTNAILVGGGNIVTQPGDTCRLESLGGGKWRMLSYQRANGQALGTGTSAQALSLTDRATGIGISNNALTATDSSGALLSGRAATAMTTPVYWEVAVDVLTTNVSLGIATSSVPLTDYISNNAGGYAYGINGNKANNGSGFSFGATWGAGDRLCFAYNPTTTKVWAGKVISGAAVWGGSGDPASDINPMFTTTGTLYPAYTLNGTGSAVTFAFSRAQMLAAPPAGFSTFA, from the coding sequence ATGCCCCTTGTGAAAGACAGGGTCAAACAGACCAGCACGACCACCGGCACCGGGGCGGTTGCCCTGTCCGGCACGGTGTCCGGTTTCCAGACCTTCGCCCAAGCCTTCAGCAGCGGTTCGTCCGTCTATTACTGCATTGCCGATGGCACGAACTGGGAAACCGGGATCGGCACCTATACGGCGGGATCTCCTGGATCGCTGTCCCGCGACACCATCCTGGACAGCTCCAACAGCGCTGCCGCCGTTTCCTGGGGTGTCGGCACCAAGGATGTGTTCGTCACGATGCCGGCAGCGGCGATCGCCACTGTTGAGGATACCGCCGTCTCCATTGCTGCCGCCTCGACGGTCAACCTTGGGGCCAGCACGGCGAAGGCCGTGACGATCACCGCAGGCACCGGGCCGATTACGGCTTGGGGCACGGTTGCGGCCGGCGCGCACCGGGACATCACCTTCGCCACCAGCGTATCGCTGACCTACCACTCGACCAACGCCATCCTGGTGGGCGGTGGCAACATCGTCACCCAGCCCGGCGACACCTGCCGCCTGGAAAGCCTGGGCGGCGGAAAATGGCGCATGCTGAGTTACCAGCGCGCCAACGGCCAGGCGCTCGGCACCGGAACCTCTGCACAGGCCCTGAGCCTGACGGACCGGGCCACCGGCATCGGCATCAGCAACAATGCGCTGACGGCGACCGACTCGTCGGGCGCCCTGTTGTCCGGGCGGGCCGCCACGGCGATGACGACCCCGGTCTATTGGGAAGTGGCCGTCGATGTCCTCACCACCAACGTGTCGCTCGGCATCGCGACGTCCTCTGTGCCGCTGACCGACTACATCAGCAACAACGCGGGTGGCTACGCCTACGGTATCAATGGAAACAAGGCGAACAACGGCAGCGGATTCTCCTTCGGTGCGACCTGGGGGGCCGGGGACCGTCTCTGCTTCGCCTACAATCCCACGACCACCAAGGTATGGGCGGGCAAGGTGATTTCCGGCGCGGCGGTGTGGGGCGGCAGCGGTGATCCTGCCTCCGACATCAACCCGATGTTCACGACCACCGGCACGCTTTACCCGG
- a CDS encoding phage tail length tape measure family protein, whose protein sequence is MAQKKVSVRLSVEADNVDAIRRKLEELGVSIKSVGNDNSPDRLRRQFEALEGRLDTTSRATRKLADDEALLKRAVDELGVSRERANALLKAAKDAYDPAAIAARKEADALRGLIDTLDKTAAANRKVADGQALLDKALAGGVQGTTLTETQHRKLSAALREQHGVLEESASKTKLAAHEMTNLSYQVQDFAVQVGSGQGLFRPLLQQAPQAVGAVGGVSRALSLLLSPIGLTIAAGATLATGLAVISSRAVGIEGQLRSLSVATKAYGTEAQSTAAQLRDLAKALYADGAGKDESEAASKVIATTRGLSSTMAKEIAGIGNDMAAGMGKSVDEMVKQLGSLATEGYPAIKKLQDEIGFLTSDELKAVRAMAEHGQQAQALGVAVEALHRRFDGLRQQSMSPAEQAFRDLGVGWNAFMDAVAQSRPVMEMITGVSGAVTRMAAAVTSTPKEQIADLETRIAAVKKSIATRDGAKADGETYLNLNLRSLLFGTTDGSDLDKQLADLEQQLKAAQGRLVTELAKTPVRVAGTSAGAASAGGKTDEKAVQYVDEQTAAYERLAKAMGGSQAARTLQMASMRAEDEIRERRLSGQEAEDIRDLRRKEALLQLSVAYGDELRSLSLAAQGNVQLAAAYGQSEAAALRQKAANDAQAAAAGNAAVSVAELTRQNVLNAASSTAADAGKAVADLTRQAVAQEKIADAAKHGAAAQAEAERQAQVAAQTSGILAAAQVAEEEGAAELARTLRDLAGAYDLVSRRGTEAQKRTQGEETLRTARQGLDYAQQELALMGQAEPLRNRALKSLQIQQQAQGMAKSATSDQIAEWVKLQEQIADTQALTQYANDVKATSKEIAGSISENLYDRLTDPSKATSVVDFFKSIFKRIGLAALENAVVLPIVTSVVGAAPSLFGVQAPAGAGGIAGAAQGSGGLLSNATSLVSLGRSGWQLLSGGSGLAATQAAGSFATSSLGEALGLSTSAAGVIPEAAATDLMLTSTGNAVVGAAGTIGAAMPYGAIGGFGGAYLSNRFMGGSKVGGALTGAALGAGSAALGASIWGMGAVGGPWGIAAAAVISAVMAMLGSQKKSVGPNSSGNVVLDGAGGFRTDRALADNGADASQMQTVTDSVAKAMTAIIAGVGGKLTGGDGANTGRLQYFAEGNKWFVTPQVGDKAGQKTEFTDQSQAVQFYMRESLKGLIGNGSLTGVNDDVKTVLAKSNATTSEALTKHLQLAATFQDSVDAMNNAIGLEDAARKQGKTAAADLTTAIKDFRQTASDAGLDATKAANATRNWIDTLVSGADPKTYTVYEAQAAQFRAQWSNMGDVLQAVGYSAADAAKKMDEGLGNALKKLAKTLNTSLDQQINAALGRDFLNQITKALEDEQTNARDLAAVGEPITKAQTLRAAQLNSIMTQLNATQLDVITSTYGATSDIGKLGQTIKAMGTDAGTAAANLASFQADVQSRMYAALGNDRGSQLIALDAQQAKALAEAQAAGYDMTALQQVQAAERAAKAFQLAQADVLGAYDQQITAQQDYITGLTNGAMKIAQSARQFRSAFDALALNDNSPLSDLERLKEARRQAAVDYATYKDTTKSDEDRDAAKQDLLSIGPTLIQLARSYFGPTDSTDYKWMRSVFAEFGDTTALGVDTAESTLKTANDTLKEMQKSRAEAAALGQKQYAAVTDLTGIMQRSYLVYQAQLTALQKLTGTTSTTAPVTTVDRTVEQKRAQLEAFSNADIERYFGGFSDIIAARDADPLFNLAKWFKEFGIGEVLSGARIIPGFATGTPSAPPGLAWVGEEGPELVRLAGGERVFPHDASIEMAQRFNAANDRLPAGVTSFRPRLAASDAGVGAMVSELRKFREEARQDARAIADTVIDMMEKQITALRDENAELRRRIDKQSQEIRLGQAVPQYAMKGR, encoded by the coding sequence ATGGCGCAGAAGAAGGTCAGCGTCCGCCTGTCGGTGGAGGCGGACAACGTCGATGCGATCCGCAGGAAGCTGGAGGAGCTGGGCGTCTCCATCAAGTCGGTGGGGAACGACAACAGCCCCGACCGCCTGCGCCGGCAGTTCGAGGCATTGGAGGGCCGGCTGGACACCACGTCGCGCGCCACCCGCAAGCTGGCCGACGACGAGGCCCTGCTGAAGCGTGCGGTGGACGAGCTGGGCGTGTCGCGGGAACGGGCCAACGCGCTGCTGAAGGCGGCCAAGGACGCCTACGATCCGGCAGCGATCGCCGCCCGCAAGGAAGCGGATGCGCTGCGCGGGCTGATCGACACGCTGGACAAGACCGCCGCCGCGAACCGGAAGGTTGCTGACGGGCAGGCGTTGCTGGACAAGGCTCTGGCCGGTGGCGTGCAGGGCACCACCCTGACCGAAACGCAGCACCGCAAGCTGAGTGCCGCTCTGCGCGAGCAGCATGGTGTGCTGGAGGAGAGTGCCAGCAAAACCAAGCTGGCGGCGCACGAGATGACCAACCTGAGCTATCAGGTGCAGGACTTCGCTGTCCAGGTCGGATCCGGGCAGGGCCTCTTCCGCCCCCTCCTTCAGCAGGCGCCGCAGGCCGTCGGCGCCGTCGGCGGTGTGAGCCGTGCCCTGTCGCTGCTGCTGTCGCCGATCGGCCTGACCATCGCGGCCGGTGCCACGCTGGCCACCGGGCTGGCGGTGATTTCGTCGCGCGCTGTCGGCATCGAAGGACAGCTGCGCAGCCTGTCCGTCGCCACCAAGGCCTATGGCACGGAAGCGCAATCCACCGCGGCGCAGCTGCGCGACCTGGCCAAGGCCCTGTACGCCGACGGCGCCGGCAAGGACGAGTCGGAAGCCGCATCCAAGGTGATCGCCACCACCCGCGGCCTGTCTTCCACCATGGCCAAGGAGATTGCCGGCATCGGCAACGACATGGCCGCCGGCATGGGCAAGTCGGTGGACGAGATGGTGAAGCAGCTCGGCTCGCTGGCGACCGAGGGCTATCCCGCCATCAAGAAGCTTCAGGACGAGATCGGCTTCCTGACCTCCGATGAGCTGAAGGCCGTGCGCGCCATGGCCGAGCACGGGCAGCAGGCCCAAGCCCTTGGCGTTGCGGTGGAGGCGTTGCACCGTCGCTTCGACGGTTTGCGGCAGCAATCCATGTCCCCGGCCGAACAGGCGTTCCGCGACCTTGGCGTCGGCTGGAACGCCTTCATGGATGCGGTGGCGCAGAGCCGCCCGGTGATGGAGATGATTACTGGAGTCTCCGGCGCCGTCACCCGGATGGCGGCGGCAGTCACCAGCACGCCGAAGGAGCAGATTGCCGACCTGGAGACCCGCATCGCGGCGGTGAAGAAGAGCATCGCCACCCGCGACGGCGCCAAGGCGGACGGCGAGACCTATCTGAACCTCAATCTGCGATCGCTGCTGTTCGGCACCACCGATGGCTCCGACCTGGATAAGCAGCTGGCCGACCTCGAGCAGCAGCTGAAGGCCGCGCAGGGCCGGCTGGTGACGGAGCTGGCCAAGACGCCTGTACGCGTGGCCGGCACGTCGGCCGGTGCCGCCAGTGCCGGCGGCAAGACCGACGAAAAGGCCGTCCAGTACGTCGATGAACAGACCGCCGCCTATGAACGGCTGGCCAAGGCGATGGGCGGCAGCCAAGCCGCCCGGACGCTGCAAATGGCGTCGATGCGCGCCGAAGACGAGATCCGGGAGCGGCGGCTGTCCGGGCAGGAGGCGGAGGACATCCGTGACCTGCGGCGCAAAGAGGCCCTGTTGCAGCTGTCGGTCGCCTATGGCGACGAGCTGCGCAGCCTGTCGCTGGCGGCACAGGGCAACGTCCAGCTGGCGGCGGCTTATGGCCAGAGCGAGGCGGCGGCGCTGCGCCAGAAGGCCGCCAACGATGCGCAGGCCGCTGCTGCCGGCAATGCCGCCGTCAGCGTGGCCGAGCTGACCCGCCAGAATGTGCTGAACGCCGCCTCCTCGACCGCGGCCGACGCCGGCAAGGCGGTGGCCGACCTCACCCGGCAAGCGGTGGCGCAGGAGAAGATCGCCGACGCGGCCAAGCATGGTGCCGCGGCGCAGGCCGAGGCCGAGCGGCAGGCGCAGGTCGCTGCCCAGACCTCCGGCATCCTCGCCGCTGCGCAGGTGGCGGAGGAGGAGGGGGCGGCCGAGCTGGCCAGGACGCTGCGCGATCTGGCCGGCGCCTACGACCTGGTGTCCAGGCGCGGCACCGAGGCGCAGAAGCGGACGCAGGGAGAGGAGACCCTGCGCACCGCCCGGCAGGGCCTGGACTATGCCCAGCAGGAGCTTGCCCTGATGGGGCAGGCCGAGCCGCTGCGCAATCGGGCGCTGAAGTCGCTGCAAATCCAGCAGCAGGCGCAGGGGATGGCCAAGTCGGCGACCTCCGACCAGATCGCGGAGTGGGTGAAGCTTCAAGAGCAGATCGCCGACACGCAGGCGCTGACGCAGTACGCGAACGACGTGAAAGCCACCTCCAAGGAAATTGCCGGCAGCATTTCGGAGAACCTGTACGACCGCCTGACCGATCCGAGCAAGGCCACCAGTGTGGTGGACTTTTTCAAGTCGATCTTCAAACGGATCGGCCTGGCGGCGCTCGAGAACGCGGTCGTGCTGCCGATCGTCACCTCCGTTGTCGGTGCGGCGCCGTCGCTGTTCGGCGTCCAGGCTCCGGCTGGTGCCGGCGGGATCGCTGGTGCCGCGCAGGGATCGGGCGGGCTGCTGAGCAACGCCACCAGCTTGGTCAGTCTTGGCCGGTCCGGCTGGCAGCTCTTGAGCGGCGGATCGGGCTTGGCCGCGACGCAGGCCGCCGGCTCCTTCGCCACCAGCAGCCTGGGCGAAGCGCTCGGCCTGTCCACGTCGGCGGCGGGGGTGATCCCGGAGGCCGCCGCCACTGACTTGATGCTGACCAGCACCGGCAATGCCGTTGTCGGCGCCGCCGGCACCATCGGCGCGGCGATGCCCTACGGTGCGATCGGTGGCTTCGGCGGCGCCTATCTTTCCAACAGGTTCATGGGCGGGTCGAAGGTTGGTGGAGCGCTGACCGGTGCTGCGCTGGGCGCCGGCAGCGCCGCACTGGGCGCCTCGATCTGGGGCATGGGCGCTGTCGGCGGCCCGTGGGGCATCGCCGCCGCTGCCGTCATCAGCGCCGTCATGGCGATGCTGGGGTCGCAGAAGAAGAGCGTCGGGCCGAACAGCTCGGGAAATGTGGTTCTGGACGGTGCTGGTGGCTTCCGGACCGATCGGGCGCTTGCGGACAACGGGGCAGACGCCTCGCAGATGCAGACCGTGACGGACTCCGTCGCCAAGGCCATGACCGCGATCATCGCGGGGGTTGGCGGCAAGCTGACCGGCGGTGACGGCGCCAACACCGGGCGGCTGCAATATTTCGCCGAAGGCAACAAATGGTTCGTCACCCCGCAGGTGGGCGACAAGGCGGGTCAGAAGACCGAGTTCACCGACCAAAGCCAAGCCGTCCAGTTCTACATGCGGGAGAGCCTGAAGGGGCTGATCGGCAACGGCTCGCTGACCGGTGTGAACGACGATGTGAAGACGGTGCTCGCCAAGAGCAACGCCACCACGTCGGAAGCGTTGACCAAGCACCTTCAGCTGGCCGCCACCTTCCAGGACTCGGTCGATGCGATGAACAACGCGATCGGCTTGGAGGATGCCGCCCGCAAGCAGGGCAAGACGGCGGCGGCCGATCTGACCACCGCCATCAAGGATTTCCGTCAGACCGCATCCGACGCCGGGCTGGACGCGACCAAGGCCGCCAATGCGACCCGCAACTGGATCGACACGCTGGTCTCCGGCGCCGATCCCAAGACCTACACCGTCTATGAGGCGCAGGCGGCGCAGTTCCGGGCGCAATGGTCCAACATGGGCGACGTGCTTCAGGCCGTCGGCTACTCCGCCGCCGATGCGGCGAAGAAGATGGACGAGGGCTTGGGCAACGCTCTGAAGAAGCTTGCCAAGACGCTGAACACCAGCCTGGACCAGCAGATCAATGCGGCGCTCGGTCGCGACTTCCTGAACCAGATCACCAAGGCGCTGGAGGACGAACAGACCAACGCCCGCGATCTGGCCGCGGTGGGAGAGCCGATCACCAAGGCGCAGACCCTGCGGGCGGCGCAGCTCAACAGCATCATGACGCAGCTGAACGCCACCCAGCTGGACGTCATCACCTCCACCTATGGGGCGACCAGCGACATCGGCAAGCTGGGGCAGACCATCAAGGCGATGGGCACCGACGCCGGCACCGCCGCAGCGAACCTTGCCTCCTTCCAGGCCGATGTGCAGAGCCGGATGTATGCCGCGTTGGGCAACGACCGCGGATCGCAGCTGATCGCGCTGGATGCCCAGCAGGCCAAGGCCCTGGCCGAGGCGCAGGCCGCCGGCTACGACATGACGGCGCTGCAACAGGTGCAGGCGGCGGAGCGGGCGGCCAAGGCCTTTCAGCTCGCGCAGGCCGATGTGCTGGGCGCTTACGACCAGCAGATCACGGCGCAGCAGGATTACATCACCGGCCTGACCAACGGCGCGATGAAGATCGCACAGTCGGCCCGCCAGTTCCGGAGCGCCTTCGACGCCCTGGCGCTGAACGACAACTCGCCGCTGTCCGACCTGGAGCGGCTGAAGGAGGCCCGCCGGCAGGCCGCGGTCGATTACGCGACTTACAAGGACACAACGAAGAGCGATGAGGATCGGGACGCGGCGAAGCAGGATCTGCTGTCCATCGGGCCAACCCTGATCCAGCTTGCACGGAGTTACTTCGGCCCGACCGACAGCACCGATTACAAATGGATGCGCTCCGTCTTCGCTGAGTTCGGCGATACCACCGCCTTGGGCGTGGATACAGCCGAAAGCACGCTGAAGACGGCGAACGACACGCTGAAGGAGATGCAGAAGAGCCGGGCGGAGGCCGCAGCCCTGGGGCAGAAGCAATATGCTGCGGTGACCGATCTGACCGGCATCATGCAGCGCTCCTACCTGGTCTATCAGGCGCAGCTGACGGCGCTTCAGAAGCTGACCGGCACGACCTCGACCACGGCGCCCGTCACCACCGTCGATCGGACGGTGGAGCAGAAGCGGGCGCAGCTGGAGGCCTTCAGCAACGCTGACATCGAGCGCTATTTCGGCGGCTTCAGCGACATCATCGCCGCCCGCGACGCCGATCCGCTCTTCAACCTTGCCAAGTGGTTCAAGGAGTTCGGCATCGGCGAAGTGTTGTCCGGCGCCCGGATCATCCCCGGCTTCGCAACCGGCACACCGTCGGCCCCGCCTGGTTTGGCGTGGGTGGGTGAGGAAGGGCCGGAGCTGGTGCGGCTGGCCGGCGGTGAGCGGGTCTTTCCCCACGACGCCAGCATCGAGATGGCGCAGCGCTTCAACGCGGCGAACGACCGGCTGCCGGCTGGCGTCACCAGCTTCCGGCCGCGCCTTGCCGCGTCCGATGCGGGGGTGGGCGCCATGGTGTCGGAACTGCGCAAGTTTCGCGAAGAGGCACGGCAGGACGCCCGCGCCATCGCCGACACCGTCATCGACATGATGGAAAAGCAGATCACCGCCCTTCGTGACGAGAACGCGGAGCTGCGCCGCCGCATCGACAAACAGTCTCAGGAAATCCGGCTCGGACAGGCCGTGCCGCAGTATGCAATGAAAGGAAGATGA
- a CDS encoding ClpP-like prohead protease/major capsid protein fusion protein: protein MSDRKPRNAVSADGEVMIYGVVGDEWDGLDAKSVINGIKALGKVDTITLRINSGGGYVYEGLAIFNYLQAHAARKVVHIDGIAASMASVIAMIGDEIHIPANALMMIHNPWNLAIGDASAMRKEADNLDRVKASIIAIYAARTGKSEAELSQLMDAETWMRGQEAVDAGFATAVGTSVDAAALLRTDLSLMNFTNLPDALRRETKPNPAAVAGLVRAALTAEHIEESTMADTVNDSAQNAGADEAKIRAEAQAAERTRASGIRAAVRAAKLPETLADELVDAGTPLDKARETIINKLAEADESGPQTRNQVRITGDAVDRFRTGAQAALLGKAGLAKDDAGNELRGLSLREMARESLEIQNVATRAMRPMDMVKAAMTHSSGDFVFILANVAEKSMMRGYEEANETFQQWTSTGQLSDFKPTSRIDLNSFPSLGKVDEGAEYQYATIGERGETVQLATYGNLFSITRQAIINDDMSVFTRIPQRMGRAAIRTVGNLVYATLTANPTMSDSVALFHATHANLGTAAAPTVASLDAGRVAMATQKDRSKNAVALNLRPRFMLVPVALEGTSKVLMASEFDPSKTQRVPNSVAGLAEVVSDARLDAASTTAWYLAADPNATDTVEVSYLDGVSTPWLEQQEGWKVDGVEFKVRLDAAVKALAWEGLFKNPGA, encoded by the coding sequence ATGAGCGACCGCAAGCCGCGGAACGCCGTCAGCGCTGACGGCGAAGTGATGATCTATGGCGTCGTCGGTGACGAATGGGACGGCTTGGACGCCAAGTCCGTCATCAACGGCATCAAGGCGCTGGGCAAAGTGGACACGATCACCCTGCGCATCAACAGCGGTGGCGGCTACGTCTACGAGGGCCTCGCCATCTTCAACTATCTTCAGGCCCATGCCGCCCGGAAGGTGGTCCATATCGACGGCATCGCCGCCTCGATGGCGTCGGTCATCGCCATGATCGGCGACGAAATCCACATCCCGGCCAATGCGCTGATGATGATCCACAACCCGTGGAACCTCGCGATCGGCGACGCCTCCGCCATGCGCAAGGAGGCCGACAACCTGGACCGGGTGAAAGCCTCCATCATCGCGATCTATGCCGCCCGCACCGGCAAGAGCGAGGCCGAGCTGTCGCAGCTGATGGACGCGGAAACCTGGATGCGGGGGCAGGAGGCCGTCGACGCCGGCTTCGCCACCGCCGTGGGCACGTCGGTGGATGCCGCCGCCCTGCTGCGGACCGACCTGTCTTTGATGAATTTCACCAATCTGCCCGACGCGCTGCGCCGGGAGACCAAGCCCAACCCGGCCGCGGTGGCCGGGTTGGTCCGCGCGGCTTTGACCGCCGAGCACATCGAGGAGAGCACCATGGCCGATACGGTCAATGACTCGGCGCAGAACGCTGGCGCCGATGAAGCGAAGATCCGCGCCGAGGCGCAGGCGGCCGAGCGTACCCGCGCTTCGGGCATCCGCGCCGCCGTGCGCGCCGCCAAGCTGCCGGAAACCCTGGCCGACGAGCTGGTGGACGCCGGCACGCCGCTGGACAAGGCGCGCGAGACCATCATCAACAAGCTGGCCGAGGCCGACGAAAGCGGACCGCAGACCCGCAACCAGGTGCGCATCACCGGCGACGCGGTGGACCGCTTCCGCACCGGCGCACAGGCCGCGCTGCTGGGCAAGGCCGGTCTGGCCAAGGACGATGCCGGCAACGAGCTGCGCGGGCTGAGCCTGCGCGAGATGGCCCGCGAGTCCCTGGAAATCCAGAACGTCGCGACCCGTGCCATGCGGCCGATGGACATGGTCAAGGCGGCCATGACCCACAGCTCCGGCGACTTCGTCTTCATCCTCGCCAACGTCGCCGAAAAGTCGATGATGCGCGGCTATGAGGAGGCGAACGAGACCTTCCAGCAGTGGACCTCCACCGGCCAGCTGTCGGACTTCAAGCCCACCAGTCGCATCGACCTGAACAGCTTCCCCTCGCTGGGCAAGGTCGATGAAGGGGCGGAGTACCAGTACGCCACCATCGGCGAGCGCGGCGAGACGGTGCAGCTGGCCACCTATGGCAACCTGTTTTCGATCACCCGGCAGGCGATCATCAACGACGACATGTCGGTGTTCACCCGCATCCCTCAGCGCATGGGCCGGGCCGCCATCCGCACGGTGGGCAACCTGGTCTATGCCACGCTGACCGCCAACCCGACCATGTCGGACTCCGTGGCGCTGTTCCATGCGACCCATGCGAACCTCGGCACCGCCGCGGCGCCGACGGTGGCCAGCCTCGATGCCGGCCGGGTGGCGATGGCGACGCAGAAGGACCGCTCCAAGAACGCGGTCGCGCTGAACCTGCGTCCCCGCTTCATGCTGGTGCCGGTGGCGCTGGAGGGCACCTCCAAGGTGCTGATGGCCAGCGAGTTCGACCCGTCCAAGACGCAGCGCGTGCCCAACAGCGTGGCCGGGCTGGCCGAGGTGGTGTCCGACGCCCGCTTGGACGCGGCCAGCACCACCGCCTGGTATCTGGCTGCCGACCCGAACGCCACCGACACGGTGGAAGTCTCCTATCTGGACGGCGTTTCCACCCCCTGGCTGGAGCAGCAGGAGGGATGGAAGGTCGATGGCGTCGAGTTCAAGGTCCGGCTGGACGCCGCCGTGAAGGCCCTGGCCTGGGAAGGCCTCTTCAAGAACCCTGGCGCCTAA
- a CDS encoding DUF6441 family protein, giving the protein MMILGRITGDLKELVNTSFDEIGDAARAAVRSASEGLQAELRRQTRAAGLGTGLEKAWRLELYPKVSRRRTLRPAGLVYSKATRLHEAFDSGETITARGAKWLAIPLPAAKAAGFDKQPQRPDSRRASAVPAKWSNVKAAEAKFGPLRFQPIGNGARALLVADGKARGDTLARGGAGRATSIPLFLLAKKVRGRKLLDIDAATKAAEAQLATNLSNILGR; this is encoded by the coding sequence ATGATGATCCTTGGCCGGATCACCGGGGACCTGAAGGAGCTGGTGAACACCAGCTTCGACGAAATCGGCGATGCCGCCCGTGCGGCAGTGCGTTCGGCTTCCGAAGGCCTTCAGGCCGAGCTGCGCCGGCAGACCCGCGCCGCCGGGCTCGGCACCGGCCTGGAGAAGGCGTGGCGGCTGGAGCTGTATCCCAAGGTCAGCCGTCGGCGCACCCTGCGCCCGGCCGGCCTGGTCTACAGCAAGGCCACCCGGCTGCATGAGGCCTTCGACAGCGGCGAAACCATCACCGCCCGCGGCGCCAAATGGCTGGCCATCCCGCTGCCGGCCGCCAAGGCCGCCGGTTTCGACAAGCAGCCGCAGCGGCCGGATTCCCGGCGGGCCAGTGCGGTGCCGGCCAAATGGTCCAACGTCAAGGCGGCGGAGGCGAAGTTCGGTCCGCTCCGCTTCCAGCCGATCGGCAACGGCGCCCGCGCGCTGCTGGTGGCCGACGGCAAGGCCCGCGGCGACACGCTGGCGCGCGGCGGCGCCGGCCGGGCCACCTCCATCCCGCTCTTCCTGCTGGCCAAGAAGGTCCGCGGCCGCAAGCTGCTGGACATCGACGCCGCCACCAAGGCGGCCGAGGCGCAGCTGGCCACCAACCTCTCCAACATTCTCGGGCGGTAA
- a CDS encoding DUF2190 family protein, translating into MKNYVQDGHTLSLNAPYDVASGGGLLVGALFAVAVSAATSGNAVQGATCGVYTLPKTNAQAWTLGAKVYWDDTNKVATTTASGNTLIGCAVAAAANPSTTGTVRLNGTV; encoded by the coding sequence ATGAAGAACTATGTCCAGGACGGCCACACGCTGTCCCTGAACGCCCCCTACGATGTCGCCTCCGGCGGCGGCCTGCTGGTGGGCGCCCTGTTCGCGGTGGCCGTCAGCGCCGCCACCAGCGGCAACGCAGTGCAGGGTGCCACCTGCGGCGTGTACACCCTGCCCAAGACCAACGCGCAGGCCTGGACGCTGGGCGCGAAAGTCTATTGGGACGACACCAACAAGGTGGCCACCACCACGGCCAGCGGCAACACGCTGATCGGCTGCGCCGTGGCCGCCGCTGCCAACCCGTCCACCACCGGCACCGTCCGCCTGAACGGCACGGTGTGA